The Sulfurospirillum deleyianum DSM 6946 nucleotide sequence AAAAAGCATTATTTGGCTACAGATTGGCAATCAACAATGATTTGTCAAATGAAAAATTTTTTTCGCGTGCTTGTCGCTTTACGATAGCTAATCGTTTAAGAGATTTTAAGAAGCATTGTTTTAAAAATAGACCTGTTAAATGTGCTCTTACTAATGAAATTATTGAATGGGAAGAGTGCCAAATTGATCATAAATCACCCCTCACATTTTCTGTCATTGTTAAAAGTTTCATTATCGCAAATAAACTTGATCTTAGCACCATAAAATATGGAGCAGAAAATGGCGTGGAATACTTTCTGGATGAAGAACTTGCACAAAAATTCGATTTATTTCATAAAGAGATGGCTGTTCTTAGGATTTTATCAACTAAAGAAAACAATAAGCGTGCTAGCAGTGCGCGTATTAAACCTACAAAAAAAGATGGCGTATTAAAATAAAGAATGAAGATTTTAAGAGAGAAAATGCAAGGGAAAATCCCTTGCATAAAGCACAAAAGTCTCGAAAGACTCTTGTAAAAGAACAATTAACGTTTTGAGAACTGTGGACTACGACGTGCTTTTTTGCGACCGTATTTTTTACGCTCTACAATTCTTGAGTCACGAGTTAATAAACCAAATGGTTTAAGGATTGCTCTAAAATCTGCATCCATAGAAGCAAGTGCTTTAGAGATACCATGACGAAGAGCGTCAGCTTGAGCTGAATAACCACCACCCAAAGTGTTAGCTACGATATCAAAGCTTGCTTCTTGTTTTGTAAGAGCAAGGGGTTGACGAACACGTTTCTTAATAGTCTCATGACCACCCAACCACGCTTCAAAATCAATACCGTTAACTGTAATTGAACCTTTACCAGGTGCAACCCATACTTTAGCGATAGCTGTTTTTCTTTTTCCAGTTGCATATACTTTTGCCATATTACTTTACCTCTGCTTTAACTTGCGCTGTATGTGGATGCTCATTACCAGCATATACTTTTAGCTTTTTGATCATCTCTTTAGCAAGATTTGTTTTAGGTAACATGCCTCTTACTGCAAGTCTGTACAATTTCGCTGGGTTGTTGTTCAAAAGATCACCTAATTTTTCAGTTTTAACACCACCGAAATATCCTGTGTGTCTATGGTACAATTTTGTGTCTAATTTTGTTCCACTAAACTCTACTTTTTCCGCATTGATGATGATAACAAAATCACCACAATCAACATTTGGAGTAAAATAAGGTTTATGTTTGCCTCGAAGAAGTGTCGCTACTTCTGTAAGCACTTTACCAAAACGCTTACCAGCAGCATCGACCACGATCCAGTCGCGTTTGACTTCGCTTGGCTTAATCGCAAGTGTTGCTTTCATTTGTCATAACCTTTGACGTATTTATTTAACGAAGTGCAAGTGTAGTTAAACTATACTTATATATCGCTTAAATTAAGTATCTTATAAGTTTTTAACCAGCTCCACACCCTCATTCCCCAAATAACAAATATACCCCTCCACAGGAAGCGTATAGATTTGTGAAAGAGCCTCTTGATAAAGAGCAACTTGCGCATGATGTTTTGCACTCTCTTTTTTAGAACTTTTATAATCAATCACCACAATTTTATCGGGATGCTCTAGTAAAAGGTCTATTTGTTTGCGCTCTTTTTGATACATCAGCGGTTGTTCCTTCAAGATGTTTGCGCCTTGAACTAAACTCAAAAAATCCTTACATGTAAGCAAATGCTCTGCTCTTTGATAAAGACGTTGTAACGCCCCTTCATCAAGCACAGAAGCAAAACGGTTACGCAACGCCAAATACGCCCTCTCTAAACTCTCTTTTTCAAAACCATCCCACATTTCAAGCAAATAGTGCTGTGCGATGCCAAACGTCATAGAACCAACCTCTACACTCTCGTTGAGCTCATCTTCGACTGCACTGATGTTTTGTGTCCCATACGCTTTAGGAAAAAACAGAGGCAGTGGCTTCAACGAAGGAGCCACACTAGCCTCTGTCTGGCTTAGAATACCTCGCTCCAAAGGGGTAAGGTTTAAAGACTCAAAAACACTATTGTCTGATTTTGCACACACACATAAAGAGCGTTTTGCCCGAGTAAAAGCAACATAAAGCGCATTGAGCCTGTCTTCAAAATTTAAACTCTGCTCACGCTCTTTCGCCTTTTCATACCCGCTATCCACAGACTCTCTGCCTCGCATCGTCAGGTGAACTTCTTGTAAATTCACCGCATCGTAAGAAAACAAAAGAGTGTCGCTTTGAGTGGTATCTCGTCCCAATTTATCGCACAAAATCACATGTTCAAACTCCAAACCTTTTGATTTATGCACCGTTAAAACCCGCAACCCTTCACTGTCTTCACTCTTCGCCTCGTCGCTTAAGCGCTCTAGCGCAAAGAGAAAACTCTCTATCTCCTCATAACGACTCGCAACCTCTAAAAAGCGCAACCAGTCTTGACTTCCATCGTACAACCCATAGTGCTCAATCAGCATTTGAACCACTACCAAAGGAGGCTGATGCATCGTACATGAGACCATAGAAAGCGGTGTACCCCATGACATCCCAGATAAAGTGCAAAAGGATGCTTTATAAATTTCATCTCCAAAATAGAGATATTTTAACAACGAAATCATCGCCTTAATCGAACGAACTTCCGTCAATTTTAACGTGGCTTCCAATCGAACATGTAAAGAGGGAAAATGCTCTTGTATCAACGCTTTGAAAACTTTAGCATCTTTGTTTGTATGCACTAAAAGTGCAATATCTTTTGGCTTAATGCCTTTTTCTAGCACACGCCCAATCTCCTCTAAAACCAAAGACTCAACACACTCATCTATGCGTACGCAAATGTACCCCTCTCCCTCTTTTTTCGCTGCCTTTTGCGTCTCATAACCTTTCATTTTCCCCGTAAAAATTTCATTGACAAACGCTACGACTTCAGGACTACTGCGATAATTGGTGTCCAAAGAGTCCACCGCTAAATGAAGGCTCTCTTTAGCGTACCCAAACAACTCCTTTGCTCCACCACGAAAGCGATAAATAGACTGCTTCACATCCCCCACAAAAAAGAGTGTTTTAAAATCCTTAACCCCACGTCCTGCGCGAATCTCCTCAATTAAGGGAAGCAATATTTCATACTGCACTACGCTCGTATCTTGAAACTCATCAATGAGAAGATGCTCCACCGTCCCATCCAAACGAAAATAGAGAAAATCCTTATGAATTTCCTCTCTTAAAAGCGTATAAAGCAAATTGGTGACATCATCAAATCCTAATTCTCCATTTGCCCTCATCAGACGCCTAAGGCTTTCATCGTAGACCCCAAAAAGCTTTCCAAGTTCCCCTAAAAAGTACGCCTCTTTCGCATCACAATGTATGCGTAACGCCTCTTTGAGCTCATGCAAAAGCGCATTGACGGTTTCATTGGCATACTTTTTATAATCCCAATATCCAAAATCCTCTCGCTCCAAATATTTCTTCGCTAAAAGTTCCCCTAAACTCTGTGCTTGAAACGTTGCCAAACCTCTTGTAGAGAGTCCGCACGCTTCAAAATAAACCCTTATACGCTCCAAAATCTCTAAACACGGCTGTAAAGAAGGGTAAGAAGCCTCAGGAAAGGCATCGAGCCTGAGTTCAGATTTTTTTTGGTACAAAAAGTGCAACAGAGAAAAAACATCTCCTAATTTTTTATCTTCTTGAAGTGTAAAGGCGATTAAAGAACGATAAAGATTTTTGGATTTGCACAGTGCAATAAACTGTTCTATCAACTTTTCATCTAAAGTTTCCTCTCCAATACTAAAATCAGGTTGCAACCCTACATTAAGCGCAAAATGGCGTAAAATTAGGGCAAAAAAAGCGTCTAGTGTGGAAATTTTAATATCCGCTTGAAGCAAATGGCGCAACACATGCTCTTTTTCACGCAACAGAACCTCTTCGCTTTTTCCTGTCTGTTCCGCAATAGCGTGTAGCTCTTCTTTGTTTTCCAAATCTTTGAGGGTCTCAAAAATACGTGTTTTCATCTCGTGTGCGGATTTGTTGGTAAAGGTCAATGCCACAATTTTCTGAGCATTGGCTCCCATAAACAGTAAAGAGAGATAACGCACACTCAGCGCAAAAGTTTTTCCACTTCCCGCACTTGCCTCTAGGGCTAAATAAGGTGAAAAATTCATAGACTCTCCTCTCTTCCACACAACATCACATAGGGGCAAATCCTACAATGCTTAATATCATCACACAAAGCATAACCGTTCATTGGCTTTGCAAAAAGGCGAAGTTTCTCCTCTAAAAGCACTTTTTTTTCTTCTAAAAACGGCTCCTCAATCAAAACACCCTCTTTTAAATCATAATAATACGCCCCATGCACCTCTCCTAAAGCACCTGCAATCAAGCTATAAAACAGCAGTTGAAAATCAACCGTATTTTCAAGGTTCTTTTCCGTAGTGGTTGGTACTTTACCGCTTTTATAATCAATTACATAGAGCCTATCTTCTTTCCTATCAATACGGTCAATCTGTCCTTCTAAGACAAATCCTTGATACAACACGCTATGCGAAAACTCTTTTTTATAGACCAAAAAGCCATCTTCAAAACGCTTCACTTCATTGCAAATAAACGGACGCAATTTTTCCAACCACACATCCGCAAAATAACCCCAAACATCATTATGCGACTCTTTTTTTAGAAGCTCTTCTATCTTAGCAAAGAGGTGCTTCTCCTCTAAAAGATTTTGCGTCAAAATCGCCTCTTCTAAAACCTTATGTAAGACAATTCCAAGGCTTTGCTCATCTATTGTGTTACTAGGCATCTTTGCCTCTTTGAATTTAGCGATGTAACGAAAATAAAATTGGCGTTGACATGAAAGCAGGGTTTTCAACTTAGTAGCCGATAATGGAGCAGCCTTTAAATCATAGGGCGCATCAATAAACGCTTGTGTATAAAGAGTTCGTGGAGCGTTTATCTTCCATAAAAGAGGAGCAAAATTTCCCTCATCTGCCATACGTTGTGTATCAAATCCCATCTCATCCAAAAAACGAGAAGGCATAGCCGTCTCATTTTTAACATACGCAATGGCAACTTTTGTAGCACGAGAAAAGAGTTGATGGTAAAAATAACGCTGTAAATTCTCACGGTCTCTTTTCGTTGGAAGTCCTGCATGGGCACGTACATCAGAAGAGAGAAAAAGGTCTTTTGAAGAGCGTTTGGGGACAAACTCATCGTTAAAATCAACAACAATCACCCCTTTATATGCCACCCCTCTGGTTTCTAAAACACCCATAACGGTTATTTTCCCGCCTCTTACATCATCTTCGCTTAAAACACTCAAGCGATTGAGTAAAAGCTTTATGACCTGTTCAAAACGTAAAGAGGGCGCATGGTTTAAAAAGTGTTCAAATGCAAAAAGTGCCTCTTTAAAAACGCCTTTTTGCGCCTCTTTTTCACTCAATAAACTTCTAATAAAATCCATCGCACTTTGAGGAGCAAGTTTTTGATGCCATACTGTTTTACATGTAACGAGTTTCTCTTCGTCTATCTTTAAGCGTTTGACACGTAAAGTATCTTCAATTTCTCCTTGACGCATCGCTTTTTCCAGCGCACTGAGTGTTTGAAAAAAAGCGCTCTGCTTAACACTTATACCCATCGCAAAGTTCAAATTGTTCCAGCGATCAAAGCAAGATAAATGTTGGGCAAATCCCTCATCAGGTAAGACAATAACAATTTCATGCGGAGCAATGCCCTCCTCGACAAACTGCGCAATCGTACTGTAAACATACGCTACTTGTGAGATACGTGAACGAAATCCATAACATGAACCCCCTAAAGACAAGGGCTCATTTACCCTTACATGTAAAATCTCTTTGCGTGAAAAATCAATCTCATACGTATGATTCTCTTGTGTCACAATCCCACGTGTTTGCAAATGTGCTTTGATTTTTTGATTGTATGCATTAAGACAAACTTTTACATGTAAAGGGATTATCGCTGCTATTTTTTCAAGTAACTCCCATTCAAAATGGCTCAAAAAACCTTCGAGATGAATACACACCGCACCTAAGGAACGAACATACGCTTCATTGATTGTATAAAGTTCTAGGAGCGTTATGCGATCATAAAGAGCCTGTTGATTTAAAAGGGCTTTGTAGTGTTTTAAAAGGGTTTGCAAAACATCCAAATGCTCTGCGTAATGCGCATAAGTATCAGCTATGACCAAAGCATCCATAGAGACTTTTTCATGCGCAAGTTCTTCAAAGAAACGAAAAAGATAGGAGGAGTTTTTTAAAAATGTAAAAAAATCACGATCAATATGCAACAACTCAAAACGGGTAAAGCGTGAGGCCTCTTGCATTAACAAAACACGCATGTCCTCATCGACCAAGGAACGATGGGGGATAAGAAGCGCTTTTTGTTCAAACTCAGCGATACTGATCGCTTTGGGTAAAAGGGTATTGGTTTCAACAAATGTATCGTAAAAAGAGCGTATTGCACGGCTCGTAGGAAAAACATGTATCATAGTCTCTGCTCTTTGATGTGAAGTAGAGAGATTATAACAAAGGAAAAATGTGAGAGAGATTTTTATGTCAGGGTGAAATGATTTTATTTCACCGCATACGCCTCATCTTTATGATAACCCTTAAATTCACCCACCTGAATTTTACTTAAAAGCTGCCATCTTCCCTCTTTTTCAATCGTAAAAGGACCAAAGGTATAAAGACCTTTCTCCACACGAGAGGGGCGTAAGGTTTGATTCTCTTTATTGGTTTCAGGACGTGAAAGCATCAAGGTGATATCCGCATTTTCAACGACTTCGCCACGTTTCGTCGTTAAGCGAAGGGTGATCTCATTTTGACCTTTGTGAAACTTCTCAGAAGAGTATGCCAGTGTAAAATTGGCATTGAATTTTTCTTGAAGCTCTAAGATTTCGTTAATGTTTTCATCGACATTTTGGTATTTTTCCATGTAGTACGTATCCATTTCAACAGGATTATCCAAAGCAATCTTAATGGTATAACCACACGCTATCACACACCCAATAATCATCCCTACTACCGCATGTGGGTAATAATTTCGCTCTGTTTTTACTTTAGACACGTTTTTTCATCCTTCGATAGAACATCATCAAAACCAAAATCCCAACAAACCCATAAATCCCAAGTTTGATAAAACTTAAGGTTGTTTTATTGGCACTTCCAATAGAACTTGCTAAAACAATTTTCTTAGACGCTGCGATTTGATCAACAATATCTGCATAACCATTGAGCAAAGCCGCACTCACACCCACCTCATTTTTCTTCGTGGTTAAAAGCGGAATAATCGTCCCACGCCACGGCAAAGGAGATAAAATAGCCTCTTTATCAAAAAGCGATTCAAGCCCTTTAGAGTGATAAATATCCACTTTTTTCTCTTCCAAAAAAAGCGTTAAAAGCACAAAAGGTGTCTCTTGTGTTTTCGCAAATGTTTCACCAAAATTGACGATGGACTCACCACCTC carries:
- a CDS encoding DCL family protein; this encodes MSRFTIKIGNQEFTSKTQALTFYKIILNAYKVGEELNRQDFASVKNLVYRDFENEEIEAYEKETGDYLKSVTVDLHPDFRGTQCFFLLYQSGKKALFGYRLAINNDLSNEKFFSRACRFTIANRLRDFKKHCFKNRPVKCALTNEIIEWEECQIDHKSPLTFSVIVKSFIIANKLDLSTIKYGAENGVEYFLDEELAQKFDLFHKEMAVLRILSTKENNKRASSARIKPTKKDGVLK
- the rpsI gene encoding 30S ribosomal protein S9, with the translated sequence MAKVYATGKRKTAIAKVWVAPGKGSITVNGIDFEAWLGGHETIKKRVRQPLALTKQEASFDIVANTLGGGYSAQADALRHGISKALASMDADFRAILKPFGLLTRDSRIVERKKYGRKKARRSPQFSKR
- the rplM gene encoding 50S ribosomal protein L13, with protein sequence MKATLAIKPSEVKRDWIVVDAAGKRFGKVLTEVATLLRGKHKPYFTPNVDCGDFVIIINAEKVEFSGTKLDTKLYHRHTGYFGGVKTEKLGDLLNNNPAKLYRLAVRGMLPKTNLAKEMIKKLKVYAGNEHPHTAQVKAEVK
- a CDS encoding RecB-like helicase, whose product is MNFSPYLALEASAGSGKTFALSVRYLSLLFMGANAQKIVALTFTNKSAHEMKTRIFETLKDLENKEELHAIAEQTGKSEEVLLREKEHVLRHLLQADIKISTLDAFFALILRHFALNVGLQPDFSIGEETLDEKLIEQFIALCKSKNLYRSLIAFTLQEDKKLGDVFSLLHFLYQKKSELRLDAFPEASYPSLQPCLEILERIRVYFEACGLSTRGLATFQAQSLGELLAKKYLEREDFGYWDYKKYANETVNALLHELKEALRIHCDAKEAYFLGELGKLFGVYDESLRRLMRANGELGFDDVTNLLYTLLREEIHKDFLYFRLDGTVEHLLIDEFQDTSVVQYEILLPLIEEIRAGRGVKDFKTLFFVGDVKQSIYRFRGGAKELFGYAKESLHLAVDSLDTNYRSSPEVVAFVNEIFTGKMKGYETQKAAKKEGEGYICVRIDECVESLVLEEIGRVLEKGIKPKDIALLVHTNKDAKVFKALIQEHFPSLHVRLEATLKLTEVRSIKAMISLLKYLYFGDEIYKASFCTLSGMSWGTPLSMVSCTMHQPPLVVVQMLIEHYGLYDGSQDWLRFLEVASRYEEIESFLFALERLSDEAKSEDSEGLRVLTVHKSKGLEFEHVILCDKLGRDTTQSDTLLFSYDAVNLQEVHLTMRGRESVDSGYEKAKEREQSLNFEDRLNALYVAFTRAKRSLCVCAKSDNSVFESLNLTPLERGILSQTEASVAPSLKPLPLFFPKAYGTQNISAVEDELNESVEVGSMTFGIAQHYLLEMWDGFEKESLERAYLALRNRFASVLDEGALQRLYQRAEHLLTCKDFLSLVQGANILKEQPLMYQKERKQIDLLLEHPDKIVVIDYKSSKKESAKHHAQVALYQEALSQIYTLPVEGYICYLGNEGVELVKNL
- a CDS encoding PD-(D/E)XK nuclease family protein is translated as MIHVFPTSRAIRSFYDTFVETNTLLPKAISIAEFEQKALLIPHRSLVDEDMRVLLMQEASRFTRFELLHIDRDFFTFLKNSSYLFRFFEELAHEKVSMDALVIADTYAHYAEHLDVLQTLLKHYKALLNQQALYDRITLLELYTINEAYVRSLGAVCIHLEGFLSHFEWELLEKIAAIIPLHVKVCLNAYNQKIKAHLQTRGIVTQENHTYEIDFSRKEILHVRVNEPLSLGGSCYGFRSRISQVAYVYSTIAQFVEEGIAPHEIVIVLPDEGFAQHLSCFDRWNNLNFAMGISVKQSAFFQTLSALEKAMRQGEIEDTLRVKRLKIDEEKLVTCKTVWHQKLAPQSAMDFIRSLLSEKEAQKGVFKEALFAFEHFLNHAPSLRFEQVIKLLLNRLSVLSEDDVRGGKITVMGVLETRGVAYKGVIVVDFNDEFVPKRSSKDLFLSSDVRAHAGLPTKRDRENLQRYFYHQLFSRATKVAIAYVKNETAMPSRFLDEMGFDTQRMADEGNFAPLLWKINAPRTLYTQAFIDAPYDLKAAPLSATKLKTLLSCQRQFYFRYIAKFKEAKMPSNTIDEQSLGIVLHKVLEEAILTQNLLEEKHLFAKIEELLKKESHNDVWGYFADVWLEKLRPFICNEVKRFEDGFLVYKKEFSHSVLYQGFVLEGQIDRIDRKEDRLYVIDYKSGKVPTTTEKNLENTVDFQLLFYSLIAGALGEVHGAYYYDLKEGVLIEEPFLEEKKVLLEEKLRLFAKPMNGYALCDDIKHCRICPYVMLCGREESL
- a CDS encoding FixH family protein, whose translation is MSKVKTERNYYPHAVVGMIIGCVIACGYTIKIALDNPVEMDTYYMEKYQNVDENINEILELQEKFNANFTLAYSSEKFHKGQNEITLRLTTKRGEVVENADITLMLSRPETNKENQTLRPSRVEKGLYTFGPFTIEKEGRWQLLSKIQVGEFKGYHKDEAYAVK
- a CDS encoding TPM domain-containing protein, whose protein sequence is MALHVKVKRAFFSALFAFVPLFAMESHFVQSDAILEERTAQKIDEMGKELFEKSGIKVILVAKERGGESIVNFGETFAKTQETPFVLLTLFLEEKKVDIYHSKGLESLFDKEAILSPLPWRGTIIPLLTTKKNEVGVSAALLNGYADIVDQIAASKKIVLASSIGSANKTTLSFIKLGIYGFVGILVLMMFYRRMKKRV